The following are encoded in a window of Desulfonatronovibrio magnus genomic DNA:
- a CDS encoding tyrosine-type recombinase/integrase, protein MPSKITKNGRIQWKGRVQKNGKIRQKHFHTKKEALNWENEERQKDWSKTDTEFSLGEWAQHYLDYSRKFSGKAYGEKKKAFKEFFAAKDRNGIIVDPEADVSTLTSGMVLRALQVQFRSRSGYAANKDRKNLVAAWNWGVKYLGLPTNNPCLVDKFPEVREERYVPPEEDFWKVYEVAEGQDQVMLLTFLHLGARRGEIFKLKWTDVDFPSGRIRLATRKRKDGTLEFDWLPMTQELKSKLLWWWENRTFKRHDYVFVCEEEYHFCKEHYGKPFTNRQHFMKRMCKKAGVPHFGFHAIRHLTASILYRLGKPVGAIQAILRHKHASTTERYLRSLGLEETRSHLEDLCGRGKVLDIKSHLEKHSQVAC, encoded by the coding sequence ATGCCTTCAAAGATAACCAAGAACGGACGAATTCAATGGAAAGGCAGAGTTCAGAAGAATGGGAAGATCAGACAGAAGCATTTCCACACGAAGAAGGAAGCTCTGAATTGGGAAAACGAGGAAAGGCAAAAAGACTGGTCGAAGACAGACACGGAATTTTCCCTGGGTGAGTGGGCTCAGCATTACTTAGATTATTCCAGGAAGTTTTCAGGTAAGGCATATGGTGAAAAAAAGAAGGCCTTTAAGGAATTCTTTGCTGCAAAAGACCGTAATGGTATAATAGTTGACCCAGAAGCTGATGTCTCCACTCTGACATCTGGAATGGTCCTGAGAGCTCTTCAGGTCCAGTTCAGAAGCAGATCCGGCTACGCAGCAAACAAGGATCGCAAAAATCTTGTGGCTGCCTGGAATTGGGGTGTGAAATATCTTGGTTTGCCTACAAATAACCCATGTCTTGTTGATAAGTTTCCAGAAGTAAGAGAGGAACGGTATGTACCGCCTGAAGAGGATTTCTGGAAAGTGTACGAAGTTGCTGAGGGGCAGGATCAGGTTATGCTCCTGACTTTTCTTCATCTTGGAGCAAGAAGGGGAGAGATTTTTAAACTGAAGTGGACTGACGTAGATTTTCCATCTGGAAGAATTCGCCTGGCTACCAGAAAAAGGAAAGATGGAACCCTGGAGTTTGACTGGCTGCCCATGACTCAGGAATTAAAATCCAAGCTGCTGTGGTGGTGGGAGAACAGGACCTTTAAGAGGCACGATTATGTGTTTGTCTGTGAAGAAGAATACCATTTCTGCAAAGAGCATTATGGAAAGCCTTTTACAAACAGGCAACATTTTATGAAACGGATGTGTAAAAAAGCAGGAGTACCTCACTTTGGCTTTCATGCTATCCGCCATTTGACAGCTTCAATCCTTTACAGGCTCGGAAAACCAGTTGGAGCTATCCAAGCTATCCTTAGACACAAACATGCCTCAACAACAGAAAGGTATCTGAGATCTTTAGGCTTGGAAGAAACAAGGTCACATCTGGAAGATTTATGTGGCAGGGGGAAAGTCTTAGATATAAAAAGCCACCTGGAAAAGCACTCCCAAGTGGCTTGTTAA
- a CDS encoding restriction endonuclease subunit S, with protein sequence MKTVSLDEICDIQIGKTPSRSNPDYWYGNLPWVTISDMSTFRFVCETKEKISEKGAKESGSKMIMRGTLLLSFKLSLGKRAFAACDLYTNEAIAALKINNIARVEPHYLYWALGNVDYFLFVDRAAKGKTLNKAKLKKIEIPLPPLSEQKRIAKILDAADALRAKRRESLTLLDDLTQSIFLDMFGDPVTNPMGWGPLRLKEVGEVKTGGTPPSKLEGMFNGDIPFITPGDLRETWSNSVRTVTEEGAKKSRTVQRGATLVCCIGATIGKMGKSLKLSAFNQQINAVSWGTKVDNNFGFELMKFFKQKIAKDGASTTLPILKKSKFENILVPIPPLDLQQRFASTVESIEKQKERLKAQLSQMDTLFASFQQRAFNGEL encoded by the coding sequence ATGAAGACAGTATCTCTTGACGAAATTTGTGACATTCAAATTGGAAAAACTCCATCACGATCAAATCCAGATTATTGGTATGGCAATCTCCCATGGGTTACGATTAGCGATATGAGTACTTTTCGTTTTGTGTGTGAGACCAAGGAAAAAATCTCTGAAAAAGGCGCAAAAGAAAGTGGATCAAAGATGATAATGAGGGGCACACTCCTGTTAAGCTTCAAATTATCTTTAGGAAAACGAGCTTTTGCAGCTTGCGACTTATACACTAACGAGGCTATTGCTGCATTAAAGATCAATAATATTGCTCGAGTGGAACCTCACTACCTATACTGGGCTCTTGGCAATGTTGATTATTTTTTATTTGTGGATCGTGCGGCAAAGGGTAAGACATTAAACAAGGCGAAATTAAAAAAAATAGAAATCCCCCTCCCCCCTCTCTCCGAACAAAAAAGAATCGCCAAAATCCTGGATGCAGCTGATGCCCTAAGGGCCAAGCGCCGTGAGTCCCTTACCTTGCTGGATGACCTCACTCAGTCCATTTTCCTGGATATGTTTGGAGATCCGGTGACTAATCCCATGGGGTGGGGCCCTCTAAGGCTTAAAGAAGTCGGTGAAGTAAAGACTGGAGGTACGCCTCCATCTAAGCTTGAAGGTATGTTTAACGGGGATATTCCTTTTATAACGCCCGGAGATCTGCGCGAAACGTGGTCCAATAGCGTGAGGACAGTCACTGAAGAAGGTGCTAAAAAATCGAGAACAGTACAAAGGGGAGCTACCTTGGTTTGTTGTATAGGAGCGACAATTGGTAAAATGGGAAAATCATTAAAGCTTTCTGCATTCAATCAGCAGATCAATGCAGTGTCATGGGGTACAAAGGTTGATAACAATTTTGGCTTTGAATTGATGAAGTTCTTCAAGCAAAAGATCGCAAAGGACGGAGCATCTACAACACTACCAATACTGAAAAAGAGTAAGTTTGAAAATATTTTAGTTCCAATCCCACCCCTCGACCTCCAGCAGCGCTTCGCATCAACAGTCGAGTCCATTGAGAAGCAAAAGGAAAGGCTAAAGGCCCAGCTATCCCAGATGGATACCTTGTTTGCATCATTTCAGCAGAGGGCTTTTAACGGGGAGTTGTAG
- the hflC gene encoding protease modulator HflC, which translates to MNKQAVIVAAIIAAVLIIPQTTFIVDEREYVLVLQLGEHKRTIDEAGLHFKIPLIQNLVRLDKRVQTTDAPPDEFLTVDMERLLIDHVSRWYIDNPLQFYVTVRDEPGAVSRLQNIIVAELRDVVSSELILNVISGERETIMNRVTNRSAERVNDFGIGLIDIRMKRVDVPPEVEESVFERMRAERERIAARHRAEGEERALAIRAQADADRNRILGEGEARATRIFAEGFAEDMVRVTHNQSPVSGAVITVNRREIGPTDFSGQMPVSLPYSGSLHVIADYENDEQSHSGELTAIIEHGRLADIETIGELNISFLNDPHIYHGYTADEEFYRFMKTLESYESFLPQGTTLVLGADSDLFDYLRGPGSPQTSISNDLF; encoded by the coding sequence ATGAATAAGCAGGCCGTTATCGTTGCAGCGATAATAGCAGCTGTATTAATCATCCCTCAAACCACATTTATTGTTGATGAAAGGGAATACGTTCTTGTATTGCAGCTTGGAGAACACAAGAGAACCATAGATGAAGCCGGGCTTCACTTTAAAATTCCTCTTATACAGAACCTGGTCCGACTGGACAAACGTGTTCAAACCACAGACGCACCGCCTGATGAGTTTCTCACAGTTGATATGGAAAGACTTCTCATAGACCATGTCAGTCGCTGGTATATAGATAATCCTTTGCAATTTTATGTAACTGTCCGGGATGAACCGGGAGCAGTGTCCAGGCTGCAGAATATTATTGTCGCAGAACTAAGAGATGTAGTCAGTAGCGAACTTATACTCAATGTTATTTCTGGAGAGCGCGAAACAATTATGAACAGAGTCACCAATCGTTCAGCTGAAAGAGTGAATGACTTTGGTATAGGTTTGATAGACATCAGAATGAAAAGAGTCGATGTTCCGCCAGAAGTTGAGGAAAGTGTGTTTGAAAGGATGAGAGCGGAACGAGAACGTATTGCTGCCAGACACAGAGCTGAAGGTGAAGAAAGAGCACTTGCCATAAGAGCTCAGGCGGATGCTGACAGAAACAGAATTCTTGGTGAAGGTGAAGCCAGAGCAACCAGAATATTTGCTGAAGGTTTTGCTGAAGATATGGTGAGGGTTACTCACAACCAATCTCCAGTTTCTGGTGCTGTCATAACTGTAAATCGTCGAGAAATCGGCCCCACTGATTTTTCCGGACAGATGCCAGTAAGTTTACCTTATTCAGGAAGCCTGCATGTCATTGCAGATTATGAGAATGATGAACAGAGCCACTCCGGTGAGCTGACTGCAATAATTGAACATGGCCGATTAGCTGATATAGAAACCATTGGTGAGCTGAATATATCCTTTCTAAACGATCCTCATATATATCATGGGTATACTGCTGATGAAGAGTTTTATCGTTTTATGAAAACCTTAGAATCTTATGAAAGTTTTCTCCCCCAGGGCACCACCCTGGTACTGGGAGCAGATTCAGATCTCTTTGACTACCTGCGGGGCCCGGGTTCACCTCAGACCTCTATTTCCAATGACCTTTTTTAG
- a CDS encoding DEAD/DEAH box helicase family protein, protein MSNFAFLPGKFKAIADSACKAEGHILSDPRAACFHARFALEAATHWLYRHDNSLNMPYDQKLGALLHEPSFQNLLPEAVFQKARVILKMGNLAVHNPRPVSERDALQVVRELHHLCYWLCRTYSPDTGIDNVIWDMDIIPRPVDRAEVVPRKKLLELEEQLIQKNKDNLKQQKERDALDAQIQALRDELTVVKARAEQQTDPHDYTEAQTRHYLIDVELKRAGWSLDGPRDREYKLSGMPNPKGFGYADYVLWGDDGKPLAVVEAKKSTINPDTGKQQAKLYADCLENMHGQRPVIFYTNGYHTWIWDDLTYPSRQVTGFYKKDELTRLITRRKQRTSLDVSQIKEAIAGRYYQKRSIGSIFKQLAQGRRKALLVMATGTGKTRIAIALVDVLQRAGWVKRALFLADRVSLVRQAVNAFKAHLPESSPVNLISEKDGQGRVYVSTYPTMMGLIDETKGNTARFGVGHFDLVIIDEAHRSVYQKYGAIFRYFDSMLIGLTATPSEHVDRNTYELFDLEPGVPTDAYELSEAVRDDFLVPPRVQQVDLKFPREGISYESLTEEEKEQWESLDWGDDVDEHGLPTQVNASAINNWLFNKDTVDKVLKYLMQHGHKVEAGDRLAKTIIFARNHDHAVFIEERFNHHYPHLAGHFARVIDNRVNYAQSLIDDFANKDKTPHIAISVDMLDTGIDIPEVANLVFFKPVYSRIKFWQMMGRGTRLCIDLFGPGQDKENFRVFDFCFNFDFFRENPDGIEAGQGESLGARLFKSRVELLSHIQSMRDFPEQSKLRESLTKELSQEVAAMNLDNFIVRMHLQSVERFQRSGAWDKLSEDDKEVLLSEIAGLPSEKETDEIESRLFDLIALRMQLALSRGDNNSFEKDRRKVVETAMLLEEKANIPAVKTELAYLAALQDNGFWEGINLEILEDMRVRLRVLTPFLDKKTRKVVYTDFKDEIVNVVQEDFPDMPKMTSLQYEKKVREYLKNHQDHLVIHKLRSNQPLTPKDLEGLEKALVEIGEDEGQTLLSGLLERSQAPSLAHFIRSMVGLDRAAAQAVFSEFLRDHSLTSEQIRFIEMIIDQLTARGFMEGAALYEPPFSNLHSGGPDGLFAGKDNVVDGIFNALKDTQPRVLGMTA, encoded by the coding sequence ATGAGTAATTTCGCCTTCCTGCCCGGTAAGTTCAAAGCTATTGCAGATTCAGCATGCAAGGCAGAAGGCCATATTTTGAGTGATCCCAGGGCAGCCTGCTTTCATGCCCGTTTTGCCTTAGAGGCTGCAACCCACTGGCTTTACCGCCACGATAACAGCCTGAACATGCCTTATGATCAAAAGCTTGGGGCTTTGCTGCATGAGCCAAGTTTTCAGAATCTTCTGCCTGAAGCTGTGTTTCAAAAAGCCAGAGTGATCCTCAAGATGGGAAATCTGGCAGTCCATAATCCAAGGCCGGTAAGTGAGCGGGATGCTCTTCAGGTAGTGCGTGAACTGCACCATTTATGCTACTGGCTTTGCCGTACATACTCCCCTGATACCGGAATAGACAATGTGATCTGGGATATGGATATCATCCCAAGACCTGTTGACAGGGCTGAAGTTGTCCCGCGCAAAAAGCTGCTGGAACTGGAAGAGCAGCTGATTCAAAAAAACAAGGATAACCTGAAGCAGCAAAAAGAGCGCGATGCCTTGGATGCACAGATCCAGGCTTTGCGCGATGAGCTGACTGTAGTTAAGGCCAGGGCCGAGCAGCAGACTGATCCCCATGATTATACCGAAGCCCAGACCCGCCATTATCTGATTGATGTAGAACTTAAGCGTGCGGGATGGTCCTTGGATGGGCCCAGGGACAGGGAATACAAGTTATCTGGGATGCCCAACCCCAAAGGCTTTGGATATGCTGATTATGTACTCTGGGGTGATGATGGCAAGCCCCTTGCCGTTGTAGAAGCCAAGAAATCCACTATTAATCCTGATACAGGTAAACAGCAGGCCAAGCTGTACGCAGACTGCTTAGAAAACATGCACGGGCAGAGGCCGGTAATTTTTTATACCAATGGGTACCACACCTGGATCTGGGATGATTTAACTTATCCCTCCAGACAGGTAACAGGGTTTTACAAAAAAGATGAATTGACCCGGCTCATAACAAGACGCAAGCAACGCACTTCCCTTGATGTATCCCAGATCAAAGAAGCCATAGCCGGGCGCTATTATCAGAAAAGATCTATTGGCAGCATTTTCAAACAGCTGGCCCAGGGCAGAAGAAAGGCCCTTCTGGTTATGGCTACAGGCACAGGCAAAACCAGGATAGCCATTGCCTTAGTGGACGTACTGCAGCGAGCGGGATGGGTAAAAAGAGCCTTGTTCCTGGCAGATCGGGTATCCCTGGTACGGCAGGCAGTAAACGCTTTTAAAGCCCACCTTCCGGAATCAAGCCCGGTTAATCTGATATCTGAAAAGGACGGCCAGGGCAGAGTATACGTCAGCACCTATCCCACCATGATGGGGCTCATAGATGAAACAAAAGGCAATACTGCCCGCTTTGGTGTGGGACATTTTGATCTGGTGATAATTGATGAGGCCCACCGCTCAGTTTACCAGAAATACGGAGCCATATTCAGGTATTTTGACTCCATGCTCATAGGACTGACCGCAACCCCCAGTGAACATGTGGATCGAAATACCTATGAGCTTTTTGATCTGGAACCCGGAGTACCTACAGACGCCTATGAACTGTCTGAGGCTGTGCGGGATGATTTTCTGGTTCCTCCCAGGGTCCAGCAGGTGGATTTGAAATTTCCACGGGAAGGGATCAGCTATGAATCCCTGACAGAAGAAGAAAAGGAGCAGTGGGAAAGTTTAGACTGGGGAGATGATGTTGACGAACACGGACTGCCCACTCAGGTAAATGCTTCAGCCATAAACAACTGGCTGTTCAACAAAGACACAGTGGATAAGGTCCTCAAATACCTGATGCAGCATGGACATAAGGTAGAGGCTGGGGACCGCCTGGCCAAGACCATTATCTTTGCCAGAAACCACGATCATGCTGTGTTTATTGAAGAGCGCTTCAACCACCACTATCCGCATCTTGCAGGTCACTTTGCAAGGGTTATAGACAACAGGGTCAATTACGCTCAGAGCCTGATTGATGACTTTGCGAACAAGGATAAAACTCCGCATATAGCCATCTCCGTGGATATGCTTGATACCGGCATTGATATCCCTGAAGTAGCTAATCTGGTATTTTTCAAGCCGGTATATTCCAGGATCAAGTTTTGGCAGATGATGGGCAGGGGAACCAGACTCTGCATTGATTTATTCGGCCCTGGGCAGGATAAGGAAAATTTCCGGGTCTTTGACTTCTGCTTTAATTTCGATTTCTTCCGGGAAAATCCTGATGGTATAGAAGCAGGCCAGGGAGAATCTCTGGGGGCCAGGCTTTTTAAGTCCAGGGTAGAACTTCTGAGCCATATCCAGAGCATGCGTGATTTTCCAGAACAGTCTAAGCTGCGGGAGTCTCTAACCAAAGAGCTTTCCCAGGAAGTGGCTGCCATGAACCTGGATAATTTCATTGTGCGCATGCATCTGCAAAGTGTTGAGCGCTTTCAAAGATCTGGAGCATGGGACAAGCTCAGTGAGGACGATAAAGAGGTACTGCTAAGTGAGATTGCCGGACTGCCCAGCGAAAAAGAAACTGATGAGATTGAGTCCCGGCTGTTTGATTTGATTGCCCTGCGTATGCAGCTTGCTCTATCCCGTGGAGATAACAATTCCTTTGAAAAAGACCGCAGAAAAGTGGTTGAGACTGCAATGCTTTTGGAAGAAAAAGCCAATATCCCAGCGGTAAAGACAGAGCTGGCCTATCTTGCAGCTCTGCAGGATAATGGTTTCTGGGAAGGTATCAACTTAGAGATCCTTGAGGATATGCGAGTCAGGCTAAGAGTTTTGACACCTTTTCTGGATAAGAAAACCCGCAAGGTCGTGTATACTGATTTTAAGGACGAGATAGTAAACGTTGTGCAGGAAGATTTTCCAGATATGCCCAAGATGACCAGCCTGCAGTATGAAAAAAAGGTCCGGGAATACCTGAAAAATCATCAGGACCATCTGGTAATTCACAAGCTGCGCTCCAACCAGCCTTTAACACCCAAAGACCTTGAAGGGCTGGAAAAAGCTCTGGTGGAAATAGGTGAGGATGAAGGGCAGACTCTTCTTTCCGGGCTTCTTGAGCGCAGTCAGGCTCCGTCCCTGGCTCATTTCATCAGGAGCATGGTGGGGCTCGACAGGGCTGCAGCCCAGGCTGTGTTTTCCGAGTTTTTGAGGGACCATAGCCTGACATCAGAACAGATCAGGTTTATTGAAATGATTATTGACCAGCTCACAGCGAGAGGCTTCATGGAAGGTGCTGCTTTGTATGAACCGCCCTTTTCCAACCTGCACTCTGGCGGCCCTGATGGTTTATTTGCCGGGAAGGATAATGTTGTAGACGGGATTTTCAACGCTCTGAAGGATACCCAGCCTCGGGTGCTGGGTATGACAGCTTAA
- the uvrC gene encoding excinuclease ABC subunit UvrC, translated as MNMVEKTDSKIPGDLPVTPGVYLMKNERNHIIYVGKAKNINKRVSSYFRSHDTLTPKTRAMMSKVCKVDFITTLTEKDALLLESSLIKKHRPRYNIVLRDDKQYVLFKINKSHSYPSLELTRKASKDNSIYFGPFTSSNAARSTLKIINKIFLLRKCGHKKFKNRVRPCLQYYIQRCMAPCCLQVSQEKYARQVKKVELFLSGKSSALIQKLRQDMLKASDEMLYEEAAQIRDQIKAVEQTIKSQSVVIPGGHDMDIFNIIQHDGGLCIGIIFVRQGKVLDSMNFFRPGLVVSDEQEREEALVSILSQFYNQDKYVPERIILPEKIYDPSISDILSEYRGKKVIIRKARGDALKSLLQMALQNSLNHASSVIRSSTADLTRIFGSQHEILRVECIDVSHQSGEKTRVGAVIMEQNAFVKKDYRIFNLGHIISGDDYLALREFIMRRVKSSLPWPDLLLIDGGLGQLNVVSKALQENNIEPDFKVAAISKGPTRGQGQLYDQIFVPGRKNPINIKPGSPEMLLLQKIRDEAHRFVIQSMRKSRGKIQGYSQIEKIKGIGPKKAKIIWDHFQSLEKIRKVKQEELETLPGFGPQSAKLTAKAIKQWNTQNSS; from the coding sequence ATGAATATGGTTGAAAAAACCGACAGTAAGATTCCAGGAGACCTACCTGTCACTCCTGGGGTCTATCTCATGAAAAATGAGCGCAATCACATCATTTATGTTGGTAAAGCCAAAAACATTAATAAAAGGGTAAGCTCATATTTTCGATCTCATGATACTCTGACTCCCAAAACCAGGGCCATGATGTCAAAGGTATGTAAAGTTGACTTCATAACTACGCTAACAGAAAAAGATGCCCTGCTGTTAGAGTCAAGCCTGATCAAAAAACACCGTCCAAGATATAATATAGTATTAAGAGACGATAAACAGTATGTTCTATTTAAAATTAACAAATCACATTCATACCCAAGTCTTGAACTGACCAGAAAAGCGAGCAAGGACAACAGCATATATTTTGGCCCTTTTACATCCAGCAACGCAGCCAGATCCACATTAAAAATAATTAACAAGATTTTTCTTTTGCGCAAATGCGGCCATAAAAAATTTAAAAATCGAGTAAGACCATGCCTGCAGTATTATATCCAGCGCTGCATGGCACCATGCTGTCTTCAAGTCTCTCAGGAAAAATATGCCCGACAGGTTAAAAAAGTTGAACTGTTTCTTTCCGGTAAATCATCTGCACTTATTCAAAAGCTTAGACAAGATATGCTTAAAGCCTCAGATGAAATGCTTTACGAAGAGGCTGCACAGATCCGAGATCAAATTAAAGCTGTTGAACAAACTATAAAAAGTCAGTCAGTTGTTATTCCCGGCGGCCATGACATGGATATATTTAACATTATCCAACATGATGGGGGGCTCTGTATAGGAATTATTTTTGTCAGACAGGGCAAAGTTTTGGACAGCATGAATTTCTTCCGCCCAGGTCTTGTTGTGTCTGATGAGCAAGAAAGGGAAGAGGCTTTGGTCAGTATCTTAAGCCAATTCTATAATCAAGATAAGTATGTGCCGGAAAGAATCATTCTGCCGGAAAAAATATATGACCCATCCATTTCAGATATTCTCTCTGAGTATCGAGGCAAGAAAGTCATCATCCGGAAGGCAAGGGGCGATGCTTTAAAGTCTTTGCTACAAATGGCCCTCCAAAACAGCCTTAACCATGCGTCTTCAGTGATTCGCTCTTCAACTGCCGATTTAACCCGAATTTTTGGCAGTCAGCATGAAATATTGCGGGTGGAGTGCATTGATGTATCTCATCAGTCCGGAGAAAAGACCAGGGTTGGAGCAGTAATCATGGAGCAGAATGCATTTGTCAAGAAGGACTATAGAATCTTCAATTTGGGACACATCATTTCTGGAGATGACTACCTTGCTCTGAGGGAGTTTATTATGCGCAGAGTAAAGTCGAGTCTGCCCTGGCCGGACCTGCTGCTTATTGACGGAGGCCTGGGACAGCTTAATGTTGTTTCAAAAGCTCTGCAGGAAAATAACATTGAGCCTGATTTCAAAGTTGCCGCCATTTCAAAAGGGCCAACCCGTGGCCAGGGACAGCTTTATGATCAGATTTTTGTACCCGGTCGCAAAAACCCTATAAATATCAAGCCCGGCAGCCCGGAGATGCTTTTGTTACAAAAAATTCGAGACGAGGCACATAGATTTGTTATCCAGAGCATGAGAAAAAGTAGAGGTAAAATTCAAGGTTACAGCCAGATTGAAAAGATAAAAGGTATAGGACCGAAAAAAGCAAAAATTATCTGGGATCATTTTCAGAGCTTGGAAAAAATAAGAAAAGTAAAGCAGGAAGAACTTGAAACTCTGCCCGGCTTTGGCCCTCAATCCGCGAAACTAACAGCAAAGGCCATAAAGCAATGGAATACACAAAATTCTTCATAG
- a CDS encoding DUF445 domain-containing protein — MEYTKFFIAPFICALIGWFTNYLAVKMLFHPRRPVRIFFWNLQGIFPKRQKELASSLGDLVESELISHNDIQQVIHDPEFRAKFKKIIQNYFHNFITSKITTLHPMVAVFLNNDTLDAIQKLLSQEIDKYLPQILEKIALHLKNNLNFKEVVKLKVENFSMDKLETILFTIMKKEFRFIEAMGAVLGFTIGIFQSIFIFLL; from the coding sequence ATGGAATACACAAAATTCTTCATAGCCCCCTTTATATGCGCTCTTATTGGCTGGTTCACCAATTATCTTGCAGTAAAAATGCTTTTTCATCCTCGTCGCCCAGTCAGAATCTTTTTTTGGAACCTGCAGGGCATATTTCCCAAAAGACAGAAAGAGTTGGCCTCAAGCCTTGGTGATCTTGTAGAATCAGAACTGATATCTCATAATGACATTCAGCAGGTCATTCACGACCCTGAATTCAGAGCCAAATTCAAGAAAATCATTCAGAACTACTTTCACAACTTCATTACTTCAAAAATTACAACTTTACACCCCATGGTGGCCGTATTCTTAAACAACGATACTCTTGATGCCATTCAAAAGCTTCTTTCACAGGAAATCGACAAATATCTGCCCCAAATACTGGAAAAAATTGCTTTGCATTTGAAAAACAATCTCAACTTCAAAGAAGTAGTGAAACTGAAGGTGGAAAATTTTTCCATGGATAAGCTGGAAACAATCCTGTTTACCATAATGAAAAAAGAATTTCGTTTTATTGAAGCAATGGGCGCTGTACTTGGCTTTACCATAGGCATTTTCCAGTCAATTTTCATTTTTTTGCTTTAG
- a CDS encoding c-type cytochrome: MKKKFTLILLALGLMLLLGVQPAMTFLALDGRALVAERCTTCHNLDRIERRFGQDLAFWESTVDRMLGKRNMLSEAERKAVLAYLINP, translated from the coding sequence ATGAAAAAGAAATTCACACTTATTTTGCTGGCGTTAGGCCTGATGCTGCTTTTAGGAGTTCAACCAGCCATGACCTTTCTAGCTCTTGATGGAAGAGCCCTTGTAGCTGAACGCTGCACAACATGTCACAACCTGGATCGTATAGAACGCAGGTTCGGCCAAGATTTGGCCTTTTGGGAAAGTACTGTGGACCGGATGCTGGGTAAACGGAACATGCTAAGCGAAGCAGAACGAAAGGCAGTTTTAGCTTATCTGATTAATCCTTAG